In one Aromatoleum aromaticum EbN1 genomic region, the following are encoded:
- a CDS encoding nitric oxide reductase activation protein NorD: MEEAVGKIWHRWVTRTALGNHPEAVVKLKEIERTAGVFFRALGGDPGLRVAAATEDEHGARRSLLKRIAGAGERAARARMDASTLRLPPEIDAFPERSLNRDLYLWLAALAAAHGSIEADGPDAADNDFRCNQFATCAALHMWPGIEPRYRRLVAAYLPTRPRPEKLPAAEAERERAIRQALEAPGTVRALPPVPAGTPPAQPVLLWLTGSLSGTAASRRNTGADPEQTADGGPPSFDENERHAHRAEQVDMPQEKNGLLIFFRAESLLAVAEFLRVNRPTDDEPDPNAASAARDLDHLSLAQDTDRVASKVRFDLDLPSAAEDDIVLGAGIPLPEWDYRKGVLLQDHVRLAELAARDAPPCPLPEPLRRTARRLHQQFAALQPGRRWLKGRSDGTELDLDAVVRAQTDRSVGRNPSDQLYLSLEKRERDLACMVLADLSLSTDSWVSSEARVIDVIRDALLLFGEALGATGDRFAMAGFSSVKRSQVRFHRLKDFNDRFDDRIRGRISAIKPGYYTRLGAALRHASQLLATEQAARRILLILSDGKPNDLDLYEGRYGIEDTRVAVGEARKQGLVPFCVTIDREGAGYLPHLFGPAGYAVIRKPEELPARLPLFYAQLTR; encoded by the coding sequence ATGGAAGAAGCCGTTGGCAAAATCTGGCACCGCTGGGTCACCCGCACGGCGCTGGGCAATCACCCCGAAGCTGTCGTCAAGCTGAAGGAGATCGAGCGCACCGCTGGCGTGTTCTTCCGCGCCCTCGGCGGCGATCCCGGCCTGCGCGTCGCCGCTGCCACGGAGGACGAACATGGCGCGCGGCGCAGCCTGTTGAAACGCATCGCGGGCGCTGGCGAGCGGGCCGCCCGAGCACGCATGGACGCCTCGACGCTGCGGCTGCCGCCGGAGATCGACGCTTTCCCCGAGCGCTCGTTGAACCGCGACCTCTACCTGTGGCTCGCCGCGCTCGCAGCGGCGCACGGCAGCATCGAAGCGGATGGGCCGGACGCGGCCGACAACGATTTCCGCTGCAACCAGTTCGCGACCTGCGCGGCGCTGCACATGTGGCCAGGGATCGAACCGCGCTACCGGCGCCTCGTCGCGGCCTATCTGCCGACGCGCCCGCGTCCCGAGAAACTCCCTGCGGCCGAGGCCGAACGCGAACGTGCGATTCGCCAGGCGCTCGAAGCGCCCGGCACCGTCCGCGCGCTGCCGCCGGTCCCGGCTGGGACGCCCCCCGCGCAACCGGTATTGCTGTGGCTCACCGGTTCCCTGTCCGGCACCGCCGCGAGCCGACGCAACACCGGCGCCGACCCCGAGCAAACCGCCGACGGCGGGCCGCCGTCATTCGATGAAAACGAGCGCCACGCCCACCGTGCCGAGCAGGTCGACATGCCGCAGGAAAAGAACGGCCTGCTGATCTTCTTCCGCGCCGAAAGCCTGCTTGCGGTCGCCGAGTTCCTGCGTGTCAACCGTCCCACCGACGACGAGCCCGATCCGAATGCCGCCAGCGCCGCCCGCGACCTCGATCACTTGTCGCTCGCGCAGGACACGGACCGCGTGGCCTCGAAAGTGCGCTTCGATCTCGACCTCCCTTCGGCAGCCGAAGACGACATCGTACTCGGCGCCGGCATCCCGCTGCCGGAATGGGACTACCGCAAAGGCGTGCTGCTGCAGGATCACGTACGTCTGGCCGAGCTTGCCGCGCGCGACGCCCCGCCCTGCCCGCTGCCCGAACCGCTGCGGCGCACCGCGCGGCGCCTGCACCAGCAATTCGCCGCGCTGCAGCCGGGCCGGCGCTGGTTGAAGGGGCGCTCCGATGGCACCGAACTCGACCTCGACGCGGTGGTCCGCGCACAGACCGATCGCTCGGTCGGGCGCAATCCGTCCGATCAACTGTATCTGTCGCTCGAAAAACGCGAACGCGATCTGGCCTGCATGGTGCTCGCCGACCTGTCACTGTCGACCGACAGCTGGGTGTCGAGCGAAGCGCGCGTCATCGACGTCATCCGCGACGCGCTGCTGCTGTTCGGCGAGGCGCTCGGCGCGACGGGGGATCGTTTCGCGATGGCCGGGTTCTCGTCGGTCAAGCGCAGCCAGGTCCGCTTTCATCGGCTGAAAGACTTCAACGACCGCTTCGACGATCGCATCCGCGGGCGCATCAGCGCGATCAAGCCGGGCTACTACACCCGACTGGGCGCGGCGCTCCGGCACGCAAGCCAGCTGCTTGCAACAGAACAGGCCGCCCGGCGCATCCTGCTGATCCTGTCGGACGGCAAGCCGAACGATCTCGATCTGTACGAAGGACGCTACGGCATCGAGGACACTCGCGTCGCCGTCGGCGAAGCGCGCAAACAGGGCCTCGTTCCGTTCTGTGTCACAATCGACCGCGAGGGCGCGGGCTACCTGCCGCACCTCTTCGGCCCGGCCGGTTACGCGGTGATTCGCAAGCCAGAGGAACTGCCGGCGCGACTTCCGCTGTTCTACGCTCAACTGACACGGTAA
- a CDS encoding 4Fe-4S binding protein, translated as MNAPQFSPLSPQTSPDPVQAGKPGAARKPSRRVIPIAAAKPAGHNRTQKKRIAFQVGFFTLFILAPVLDLFRYDLVAGHAWLLGMEWRLGLDDFVAGRISALEAGSNVMFRLFVPILVGAAAFLWVSWKWGRLYCGWLCPHFSVVETINKLMQRASGKPSVWVREPLPPWKADGTPWRPDARWWAVVVPAAVFFAFLWSVVFLSYLLPPAEVYGNLFGGEFTRNQTIFLSAATVVLTMEFLFARHLFCRYACAVGLFQSLAWMSNRDAMVVGFQRKRAVDCASCLPDRQSACDAVCPMRLTPRNIKRLMFTCTQCAQCVEACEQSQRDNPQGPLLAWVSSEAARQNEAGFRSGKER; from the coding sequence ATGAACGCCCCGCAGTTTTCGCCCCTTTCACCGCAGACTTCGCCCGATCCGGTTCAGGCCGGCAAGCCGGGGGCCGCGCGCAAGCCGTCCCGCCGGGTCATCCCGATCGCCGCGGCGAAACCGGCCGGGCACAACCGCACGCAGAAAAAGCGCATCGCGTTCCAGGTCGGCTTTTTCACGCTGTTCATTCTCGCGCCCGTACTCGACCTGTTCCGCTACGACCTCGTCGCCGGCCATGCCTGGCTGCTAGGCATGGAATGGCGCCTGGGGCTCGACGACTTCGTCGCCGGCCGCATCAGCGCGCTCGAAGCCGGTTCGAACGTGATGTTCCGCCTGTTCGTGCCGATCCTCGTCGGCGCGGCTGCTTTCCTGTGGGTTTCGTGGAAGTGGGGACGACTTTACTGCGGCTGGCTGTGTCCGCATTTTTCGGTCGTCGAAACGATCAACAAGCTGATGCAGCGCGCATCGGGCAAACCGAGCGTGTGGGTCCGGGAGCCGCTGCCGCCATGGAAGGCCGACGGCACGCCCTGGCGACCGGACGCCCGCTGGTGGGCCGTCGTCGTGCCGGCCGCGGTGTTCTTCGCGTTCCTGTGGTCGGTGGTGTTTCTGAGCTACCTGCTGCCTCCGGCCGAAGTCTACGGCAATCTCTTCGGCGGTGAGTTCACGCGCAACCAGACGATCTTCCTCTCCGCGGCGACGGTCGTGCTGACGATGGAATTCCTTTTTGCCCGTCACCTCTTCTGCCGTTATGCCTGCGCAGTCGGCCTGTTCCAGAGCCTCGCATGGATGAGCAACCGCGACGCGATGGTTGTCGGTTTCCAGAGAAAGCGCGCCGTCGACTGCGCCAGCTGTCTGCCCGACCGGCAGTCCGCGTGCGACGCGGTCTGTCCGATGCGCCTGACCCCGCGCAACATCAAGCGCCTGATGTTCACCTGCACGCAGTGCGCCCAGTGCGTCGAAGCCTGCGAGCAAAGCCAGCGCGACAACCCCCAGGGCCCGCTGCTCGCCTGGGTGAGCAGCGAAGCCGCCCGCCAGAATGAAGCCGGGTTCCGCTCCGGCAAGGAACGCTAG